A window of Cryptomeria japonica chromosome 3, Sugi_1.0, whole genome shotgun sequence contains these coding sequences:
- the LOC131045141 gene encoding ribulose bisphosphate carboxylase large chain-like: protein MSRRDLFMSPKKETKASVGFKAGVKDYRLTYYTPEYQTKDTNILAAFRVTPQPGVPPEEAGAAVAAKSSTGMWTTVWTDGLTSLDRYKGRCYDIEPVPGEESQFIAYVAYPLDLFEEGSVTNLFTSIVGNVFGLKALRALHLEDLRIPPAYSKTFQGPPHGIQVERDKLNKYGHPLLGCTIKPKLGLSAKNYGRAVYECLLGGLDFTKDDENVNSQPFMHWRDHFFFCAEAIYKAQAETGEIKGHYLNATVGTCEEMMKRAVFARELGVPIVMHDYLIGGFTENTSLAHYCRDNGLLLHIHCAMHAVIDRQRNHGMHFRVLVKALRMSGGDHIHAGTVVGKLEGEREVTLGFVDLLRDDFIEKDQSRGIYFTQDWVSMPSVLPVASGGIHVWHMPALTEIFGDDSVLQFGGGTLGHPWGNVPGAVANRVALEACVQARNEGRDLACEGNEVIREATKWSPKLASACEVWKEIKFEFDTIDRL from the exons ATGTCAA GGAGGGACTTATTTATGTCACCAAAAAAAGAGACTAAAGCAAGTGTCGGATTCAAAGCTGGTGTTAAAGATTACAGATTAACTTATTATACTCcggaatatcagaccaaagatacTAATATCTTAGCAGCATTCCGAGTCACTCCTCAACCTGGAGTACCCCCCGAAGAAGCGGGAGCAGCAGTAGCCGCCAAATCTTCCACTGGTATGTGGACGACTGTTTGGACTGATGGACTTACCAGTCTTGATCGTTACAAGGGGCGATGCTATGATATTGAACCCGTTCCTGGAGAGGAAAGTCAATTTATTGCCTATGTGGCTTACCCTTTAGATCTTTTTGAAGAAGGTTCTGTTACTAACCTGTTCACTTCTATTGTAGGTAATGTATTTGGATTAAAAGCCTTACGAGCTCTACATCTGGAAGATTTACGAATTCCTCCTGCTTATTCAAAAACTTTCCAAGGCCCACCACATGGTATTCAAGTAGAAAGagataaattaaacaaatatggtcATCCTTTGTTGGGATGTACTATAAAACCAAAATTGGGTCTATCTGCCAAGAATTATGGTAGAGCGGTTTATGAATGTCTCCTTGGTGGACTTGATTTTACCAAGGATGATGAAAACGTGAATTCCCAACCATTTATGCACTGGAGAGATCATTTCTTCTTTTGTGCAGAAGCAATTTATAAAGCTCAGGCTGAGACGGGTGAGATTAAGGGACATTACCTGAATGCTACTGTAGGTACatgtgaagaaatgatgaaaagagcaGTATTCGCCAGAGAATTGGGAGTTCCTATAGTCATGCATGACTATCTGATTGGAGGTTTTACGGAAAATACTTCGTTGGCTCATTATTGCCGAGATAACGGCCTACTTCTTCACATTCACTGTGCAATGCATGCAGTTATTGACAGACAAAGAAATCATGGTATGCACTTCCGTGTACTGGTTAAAGCACTACGTATGTCTGGTGGAGATCATATTCACGCTGGTACTGTAGTAGGTAAACTTGAAGGAGAACGGGAAGTGACTTTGGGTTTTGTTGATCTATTGCGTGATGATTTTATTGAAAAAGATCAAAGTCGTGGTATTTATTTCACTCAAGATTGGGTTTCTATGCCAAGTGTTCTACCTGTAGCTTCAGGAGGTATTCACGTTTGGCATATGCCTGCTTTGACCGAGATCTTTGGGGATGATTCCGTATTACAGTTCGGTGGAGGGACTTTGGGGCACCCTTGGGGAAATGTACCTGGTGCAGTGGCTAATCGGGTCGCTTTAGAAGCTTGTGTACAAGCTCGTAATGAAGGACGTGATCTTGCGTGTGAAGGTAATGAAGTGATCCGCGAAGCTACTAAATGGAGCCCTAAACTAGCTTCTGCTTGTGAAGTATGGAAagaaatcaaatttgaatttgataCAATTGATCGCTTGTAA